From the Pongo pygmaeus isolate AG05252 chromosome X, NHGRI_mPonPyg2-v2.0_pri, whole genome shotgun sequence genome, one window contains:
- the FAM156B gene encoding protein FAM156A/FAM156B gives MDPLQKQNPASPSKSSPMTAAETSQEGPAPSQPSYSEQPMMGLSNLSPGPGPSQAVPLPEGLLRQRYREEKTLEERRWERLEFLQRKKAFLRHVRRRHRDHMAPYAVGREARISPLGDRSQNRFRCECRYCQSHRPNLSGIPGESNRAPHPSSWETLVQGLSGLTLSLGTNQPGPLPEAALQPQETEEKRQRERQQESKIMFQRLLKQWLEEN, from the coding sequence ATGGATCCACTCCAGAAACAGAATCCAGCATCGCCTTCCAAATCTTCCCCGATGACAGCTGCAGAGACTTCCCAGGAAGGTCCAGCGCCCTCTCAGCCTTCATACTCAGAACAGCCGATGATGGGCCTCAGTAACCTGAGCCCCGGTCCTGGCCCCAGCCAGGCCGTGCCTCTCCCAGAGGGGCTGCTCCGCCAGCGGTACAGAGAGGAGAAGACGCTGGAAGAGCGGCGGTGGGAGAGGCTGGAGTTCCTTCAGAGGAAGAAAGCATTCCTGCGGCATGTGAGGAGGAGACACCGCGATCACATGGCCCCCTATGCTGTTGGGAGGGAAGCCAGAATCTCCCCGTTAGGTGACAGAAGTCAGAATCGATTCCGATGTGAATGTCGATACTGCCAGAGCCACAGGCCGAATCTTTCTGGGATCCCTGGGGAGAGTAACAGGGCCCCACATCCCTCCTCCTGGGAGACGCTGGTGCAGGGCCTCAGTGGCTTGACTCTCAGCCTAGGCACCAACCAGCCCGGGCCTCTGCCTGAAGCGGCACTCCAACCACAGGAGACAGAGGAGAAGCGCCAGCGAGAGAGGCAGCAGGAGAGCAAAATAATGTTTCAGAGGCTGCTCAAGCAGTGGTTAGAGGAAAACTGA